The nucleotide window TACTTCTTCAAACACATGATTCTTTGTGCACGAATCATAGATTCTAGGTCCATCATCTTTAACCCTCCATATTCAATATCATTAATCAAGGCAAGCCGTTTTATCTTATCcttccctttccaaataaaattgaaaaattctttgtttgctgcCTGTATAAGATCATTCGAAACATAAATAAGGGAAGCTTTAGACATAAATTTTGGAACGGCAAATGATTTGACAATTTGTATTCTCCCAATAAGCGTAAGCCCTCTCCATTTCCACATACTTAATGTTCTTTTGATAGACTTTAACGTCGCTTCAAAATTTGCCTTTTCCCTAGACAACTCATCGTAATCAAAATGCACACCCAAAATTTGAATAGAGAGCTTAAACTTACAAGGGAACTCCACACAGGTTATGAACCCCCAACCGAAAAAATTCTGTCTTTTCTTCGTTCAATTTTaaacctgaaaattttgaaaaacattccagACTACAACTCAAATGCTGGTAAGAAGACTTATttctcaaaaaaacatgtcatgtCATCAGCAAAGTACGGAGCCCAGTTAGTGCCACTTAATTTTCTCATCAAATTTCCTTTACACGACTTCAATTTTCCTTTATCGGACGACCTTTTTCTttccggcacgacttttattgtccggcacgacttttattttatggcacgacttttattttctggcacgacttttattttctggcacgactttttttccggcacgacttttattttctggcacgacttttttttttccggcacgacttttattgtccggcacgacttttattttccggcacgacttttattttctggcacgaCTTTTTTTTCCGGCACGACTTCTGTTTTATCCGacacgacttttattttctggcacgactttttttctctggcacgacttttattttctggcacgaCTTTTTTTTCGGCACGACTTTTTCTGCGTGAACATGACGTAACACCGCTGAGCTTTTGCAGTTTCGTTTGATCAAAATTCAACATGGTGGCCACAGGGAATCATTATAAATGCCGTCCGTTGTTCCTTCTGCTTGTTGTTGAATCATTCTCCATATGCTCATCGGTTTTGCCTACCTATACACCTGCTTTACAAAATGACAATTCGGAACGTGAAGATCTGATTGAACACTACTTTCATTTAGGCCTTGGTTACAGCGAGATATTGCTATTCTTGGTATCGTTGCATGGTTGCTTTTTGAGCCTTCGCCAACTGAAGAGGAtattaaaacaacgtggacttGGTAGAAGAAGAAACCGTTCAAATCCTCGAGTAGTCTGTGACGCTATTGAGCAAGAATTACGTGGTAGTGGAAGTGCGATTGGCTACAGACTAATGACTCATAGACTGCTACATGTACATGGTTTATCAACAGACAAGGAAACTGTTCGAGAACTGTTAAAGATATTAGATCCCGAAGGGGTTGAGCTTAGGTCGAGACATCGATTACGAAGAAGACAATACAAAACGGCAGGTCCTAATCACATATGGCACATCGATGGTTACGATAAACTGAAGCCTTTTGGCTTCTGTATTCATGCCGCTATCGATGGTTACAGCAGGCGCATAATGTGGATAGAAGTGGGCCCTACAAACAATGATCCCTTTGTGATAGCTCAATACTACCTAGACTGTGTAAGACAGATAGGAGgaattccaaaaataataagGGCAGATTGTGGCACAGAAAATGTTAACGTGGCTATTTTACAACGATTTTTCCACAATCAAGACCAAAGTTTCTTATATGGGAAATCGTCATCTAATCAACGCATCGAGGCCTGGTGGGGTATGCTTAAGAGGGGTGGTATGGGCTGGTGGATTAGTTTTTTTAAAGATCTAAGAGACTGTGGACTTTATTTAGACGACGATGTTATAGAAGCCGAATGTCTTAAGTTTTGCTTCATGCCAGTTATACGGGAAGAGCTTCACAAGTTTGCCATGCAGTGGAATTTGCACAAGATAAGACCATCACGAAATGAAGAATCTCCAAGTGGGCGGCCAGATTTACTCTACCATATTCCAGACTTGACGGGTGCGAGAGATTTAATGATACCAGTTTCACTTGACGATGTGGAAATGGCAGAGCAACTCTGCGCCGTCAGATCTCCAGAGCACGGTTGCTCCGAggagttttttgaattggtaTCGTTAATTATGCAGGAAAAAGGCCTAACAATGCCTTCAACGGCAGATGATGCATTGGTTCTGTTCTGTACCCTGATAGATGACATCATGGATATCTAAACagagttttgtttctttggcatGCCATGACTGTTTGTAATGTCGTCAAATTGTGAGTCATTCTTTGCCTTCCTTTAAGCTCATATGTTGGGGATGCAATCACAATACCTGCTGTAGCCACGTGATTGTAGAACAACAAAACATTCTACCATGTATGGGTAGCTGTGGACACCATAAATGGTTTATGCATtatgcaaaatcagttatacaTCTTTGTGTTCAATGTTTTAAATGAAGCCCTAAGCGTGGGTAGTATGTAAAAGTGATCAAATTGTGCTTCAGAACGTGTCACTCAATATTCACAAATACTGTGGGCCCCTAGCTAGTCGGTCAATTGTTGTCCAGTGCTTCGTTTAGTAGtttttttatcctttgtttTTGGGTATGGTAATGCATGATAATGAGTCTTAAACAAAGGAATATAAATTTGCACCAATGATAAATTTGCACCCCAACATTTTCACAGTTTTTAACAGGTTGTAAGGCGTTTCACCCCTAATTTTCTGCGtgttttgttcttcaaaaaaTAGCCAACACTATGGATTGCACCTATAGATTTCTCATACCTCTCCCTTAAGCATTAGAAAAGATGAAAATCTTCAAACTCAACAACCTTTAATAACATTTTTCGATCTTTGTGATTAATTGACAACAAAGCTTTACTTTTGATTTCTAGCAAAGAGAACAGTTACATTTCTTTAACCAACATGAACCAACGATCAGTGTATTCTAACAATCATCAAGTTAATACTATTACATATGAACTGGTACACTTTTTGTAGAACTTTTGTGTAAAGGTATCTGTTTTGTTATGCCCGTTTAGACAGGTgattttttgtgcaatttttgtcgcacgCAACTTGCATATTTAAACCGGCGACGATTTCAGTGCAATTTGTCGCATGATGTCGCACAGGTTTTGAACATGTTAGAAACCTGATGCAACTTAGGGacgatttttgggaaattttgcGACAAAAGTTGCACTGGAGAGCGCGACAAAAATCACATCAAAAACCGCATTTGTAAACGGGCCTTAACGTTTCTTTGCAGTTGTAATTTAATATTTAGTTAAAAGTTTGTAAATATGGATTCTGGCAATGAAATGTTCACATTCTATtaaacaaaagactaaaaacGCGGGTTATGAAGTCCAGTTATAAACTAAAACATTCAAACGAAACTCCCCTTTCAATTTTAAAAGTCTGCTCAATCAACTCAAGTTAAGTAcacttgttttgaaataacCTAGAAATGAAACTGGAAAATTTAAACGAATCCTCCTTTCAATTCTCGAAAATGAGAAAAGTCAACTCAGTCAACCTGAGTTAGCTATACTTGtttgaatgaaattttaacAAAGCGGTGTGATATAAAGGTGTAGAAAGCAATTTTCATCTATTGATCAGCTTTGCTTCTGCTGCGATTTATGGTTGGTTAAAAATAATATGGCGCCGCCTTCGCAATTCTGAAATCCATCTGTGACGGACTCGTTCTCCGAGATCCGACTggtttctttcaacttttttaaACCCGTTTTAATTGACCACCATattatttgctttgattttagTTTTACTACACCTATCTAAAAACCTCTCTATTTTAATATAAACAATGGCCTTATAAAGTAGGACAAAAACACTAGAAGTAATGTCCCcataaaaacaaattattgaaaagatgatactaaagcccagggaaacgaTTGTAAGAACCGCTAGATAATTAAGCTACATGCCTTAATTATAAAATAGCAATGATATGTCATTTTGCAATGTTACTTGCTTTGCGCTAAAACAAAGTCCGATAGGAAAGCACACAATGGTCATTCCTAATAAACAGAGGACCAAAGTACGAAAATGAGTGGAGTCAAATGCCAAACAACTTCAGCGGAAAAGTTGTGACATACTGTTAGATATTTCGATTGGACTTTTCGGTCTTGTTTCTTGTATAAGGGTTCTTAAAACTAAGAAAGGTCTCGTGAAAAACCATTGTCATCACTGGTTTTGCTCTCTTAAACAGCTCTTGGTATCCATCTGTCACCTTAACATAATGCGATTATCAGTTACAGGCATATGCATGGCCAACAGTTTCTTGAGTACGTTTTGCCATTAAAGCCtagttttcactagcgacgcaagcatgAGTGTTTGACTTTGTGTTGATGCTCGCATGAAGCCTGTTTTTACGTTGAAATAAGGACTCCCCtgcttgcgcttatgcttacgcttgcgtcgctagtgaacACTACGCTATACGCCATGAGGTTATTGGAGAAAACCTGGAACATTAAACTATTCTTGCTAAAGGGCGAAATACtttggcaaaaataaactttcTACATGTATGCTGTATGACATTCTTAAGCAGTGCCGAAACCCCGTCCATTCTGAATTCCAaatgaaatgtcagctttgaaGCTGTCATAACTTTCATGTATAACTGGTAGGCGCAGCGTGGCAGAACAGGTGTTTGCTGTGGGAAATCTGGATTGCCCAAATCTTCCTGGCTCGTGTAAGAATTCAATGCTAGGGGATATATTTCGCGGTGGCAAGGACTTGCACCCCGTAGCAAAGAACAAGATGTCACTTAGATTAATGGAATCCTCGCCTTCTTCTATATCTTGCAAATAGTCACTCCAACGCGAAAGGACGAGGCTTTCAATAACTGCTTTAGTTGAGCCAGCTAGACTTGACTTTACTGAGAACAACCTTTCCATCTTATCTGCAGTAAGTACTTCAGAACAATGGCAAAACAATTGCCGAAAGGAATCCGGATACGCCCTCATGGCTGCCAACACTCCAAGTGATGCGAGCCCTTTCTGAAAGCTCTCCAATGCTGGCTGGGCTCGTCCTAGTACAAACCAATGAGTGGTTGACGCAACAATCCTTGCAATGTCATCCACTTGTCTCACTGGTTGCAAGGTTCCTGCAAGGTCAAGAATTGTCGGCAAATTACCTTCGTTCATGAGTCGCAAGGCCTCCTCAAGAGTGGCAGAATTCAGGAGCGCTTGAAGGGATGATTGCAGTTCAGCATCATACACGTCTTGCACCGAAACAACCACTTTGGACATATCGTTAACAAGAGCGTCAAACATCAACGGcgaaagaaactgtggggcAGGCCCCCCATGTACAATGGACATGGCAATGATTGTTCCTGCTATGAAGTAGTCATCATCTTCTAGGCATCTAGACTGAAATGACAGGAACTTGTGGTTCTCAAGTCCACAGAACAATAGTGAATTGTGCAAGTACTGGAGGCATAAGGTGAAAAATTCTCTCATTGGTCCGCCCAAATCAACCGCGCCTTCACTGACACCACTATCATCAGTGAATTTTACTGAAACCTTGTTTGCTGGAGAAAAGGATTTCCGTGACAATGCCCGCCTTGTTCCCTCCCATAAGAAATTGCgtgaaatgttaaattttgAAATGCATTCATTACTGATTTCTTTGGCTAAGTCACCAAGTATCTCGGCAATGTCTTTGTCCTGGGCACTAACAGAAGCAGGTTGATTCTGGGTGGCATCAACGATATCCTCATCTCTGTCACTGTCAGAAAATGACACATCATTGTCGTTACCTGTGTTAGCTGTAGCAACAAGGGAAGCATAATAGTTGTCTAGCTGTACATTGTCCGCTGGAATAAATAATCTGGaaaagaataaaacaaataagTCACTCGTGATTCCAGAGTGAAGTTCTTTTTTGAAGTTCTCCAAATACAATTTCTTTTAAAGATTGCATGTTGTGTGATTGGGTCTTCAAATATTTGAAACCTTAAAAAAATAGACTTAATGCACCTTGAATCTTAACtttttttagcagtttttgtgtGAAGGCCAAAGAGATCACTAGTTGTAACAATGAAAAAAGTTGACATTCCAATGTACATTGCCGTTCAGTGCTACCCTTCCTATGTGGATCATTACTTAAACTatcaaatgttaattttaataGTTAATGgagtgggggaggggggggggggggggcaacaTGAGTTGTACCACTACAATTCCTGTATAGTTTTATTAGCACATAAAAATGCTTACTGAGAGGTCACTCCATTGTCTCCTTTTTTCCCATTAGCTTCTTTTACTGGTCCACTGTCGGTTTCTGTTGCTGTGCTGCAAGCACTTGTATCCCCAAAGCCCAGAAACTGAACCTCAGTGTCTGAATCAGACATAGGAGGGGTCTGTGACGCTTTCACCATGACAATGGTACACCTATCTGATATGTCTCTACTTGGCAACAGAATCCCACCAAAAGGATCACAAAGTGAAAAATGCTCTATGTCAGAACTTAATGATCCTATCCAATCATAAACAGCTGACATTTTTGCACTAGATGAAAATCGGCGTATGCACATGCCCATGGTAAGGTGTCTAACCTTAACAGTAATGAAATCAGAATCGGGCTCTGGAACGACTCTAGCACCCCTTGCTTGCTGAATTTCCACCTTGCGTTTACCTTCAGCAGCCTCATTTTCTAGATCAATCCTTTTCTGCCTGTCTGAAGTTAATGAATTTAGATAAGCTTCATCCTGTTCACACAACAATGCCTGTCTCTCCTCTGTTGATCCAATTAAGGTTGAACACTTGACCACACTGTTTATGTCCATAATTGGCAGAGAGTCTTCTTTATCATCTTCATCACTACTGTAGTCACAAATTTTTTGAGACCGCAAATAAATTCTCACATTTTTAACTCTATGTGCAGCGATATAGTTTTCGATGGTGAATGGAAGCTCTTTTCCTTCAACATTGACAGTTACTccaactttttcatttttgaagttaGCTAAATCAAAAGCCATTTCCTCCTCTTTCCCATGAATGGATTTCCCATCTGGGAAAAAAAGAGTTTTACAAGTTTTCATCAAGTCCAACTTGTTTGTTGACAGTGGTAGCTCTATTTCCCGACTTCCTCCTCCCTTCACCAATGGCACTAAGGTGTaagcttcttcctcttctttgaAGTGTTTCCACCCCAGCTGCACCTTTTTAGATTTAACTTTTTTAGCTTTTCCTATCTGGGAAGGGTGACTTGTTCCAGAACACTTCTGGGTGGGGACTCccttctttcctttctttttgttgaaaaaggctTCAAGAAgtcttcttttcttgctttgacTCTCCTCTTTTTTCTCTGATTGACAGTAACCTTTTAGACTCAATCTGTCCCCAGCTTTTAATAGGCCCATATTTTTCAGTAACTCGTCATCTGCAGTCAGAACAGCACAAACATCCATCTGAAAAACAGGGAATAATGAGATTAAAACACGAATACAGAATGATATTCTCTTCTAAATCAATGCACACATTACCTTACTTGGAAACCCTCATATTCAGCTCCATAAACTTTAATTGTAAAATGTGTGTTTTGCATTAAGTGGTCACATAACCACAACAGAAGAGGGGGTAACAACCTTTATATAACTGTTACACCAGTTTTCCAAAATACCACTTAGACAAAAAATTTAGCTTTGGAGTGTTGAAAATGACTCTGATATGCCTTAGATTACCGGTAATTACATACATATGAGGAAATTGAAAACCATTCAGCAAGATAATAGTGAGCTTAGGTTTTGGCCATATTGTTTGAGGGCAAAGCCATGCcctcaaacatgtaaaaacagtCACTGTACAAAAACATACACTGTACCTTTTCACGCTGAAATGTCTCAACTACTTCCTGTTCTACTCCTCTTGCTCTCAAGAAGTTGCAGACCTGTATATCGGTAAAAAATTATCAATTTGctttgttaaattaaatacaataACAAGTTTGTTCTGTGGAAATAAATCTAGGACTATACGTTGTTTAACTTGCATTAAATAAAAGACtatgtttgaagccagttcaaATATATTTATCCCTAGAATTTCCTCTGTTCACTTGATCACTTTGCAAACAAAGACACAGGAAACTGGGTTTTAATGTCTTGCAAACTGAATTCCATGCGGATGCCTGTGCGGACAATCAGGAACAAATTCTCCAACAAAAGGTTTATTTCAATTGACCTTTatttaatatttacaataaGAATAATCGGTCTTAAAAATCTCGAAAAGTTAACAGAGTCACTGTCAAGGAAAGGTATACCGGTATCAACGACAAATACAGTTAATACACGGGTGAACGGGTTGCTTTTTATTTGCCTTCCTTCAGTTCCTTGCGATTTTGCAAGAGGCTACGTTGTGACTTAAAGAAACGATTGCTACATCAAGGACCAATAGATCCGCCCCCAAAGGCTTACTGAAGATCCATAACATACAACAAATTACACAAATTACCCACCTTCTCCGTCGTATCCTCCAGTACCGACTCCACCGactccgccatcttgttttccaTGTGTTCAATGCGCCCGCAGTTCTTCGGTCGTTGTATTCGTTCCCAGGGTTTTCGCCAGAAGTCGTGCCGGAAAAAAAAGTCGTGCcaaaaaataaaagtcgtgccggaaaaaaaggagaagtcgtgccagaaaataaaagtcgtgccgtaaaataaaagtcgtgccggacgataaaagtcgtgccggaaaaaaaagaagtcgtgccagaaaataaaagtcgtgccagaaaataaaagttgtGCCGGAAAATTAGAAGTCGTGCCGGACAATAAAAGTCGTTCCGGAAAGAAAAAGGTCGTGCTGGGAAATTAAAGTCGTCCGATAAAGGAAAATTGAAGTCGTGTAAAGGAAATTTGATGAGAAAATTAAGTGGCACTAACTGGGCTCCGTAGCAAAGAGAGACAATTTTacttcttcattcttaattttGATACCCTGAATTTTATCATTTAGACGAATACTACACGCCATAACTTCTAAACATAGGATGAACAAAAGAGGGGATAAGGGGTTCCCTTGTCTTAACCCCCGGTTAACACCAAAATAGCTTGTTGCAAAACCATTATTTATGACGCAGCTCGAAACATTTGAATAGAAAGTTCGAATCCATTGAATAAAAgatggtccaaaattaaaagtatGAAGGACTTTAAAAAGGAACTTGTGATCCAGAGAatcaaatgctttttcaaaatcaattgttACCAAAACACCAGACTGCTCACTTCGTTTTGTTTATTCTAATACATCATCGATAGTCCTGACAGAATCAAAGATTGATCTGCCTTTCACATACGCATTTTGATTGTAGTGGATCAAGTCAGGTAGAATATGCTCTAGTCGTTTGGCTAATGCCTTAGAAACTATTTTGGTGTCAACATTAATGAGGGAAATTGGTCGCCAGTTTTTAATTAGCCTTTTgtctttacctttcttttctaataaaataataactgcTTGCTTCTGAGAGTTAGATAACTCTCCATAATTGTGTGCATAATTGAAAGAGTTTACTAAATGTTTTCCAAGGATAGACCAAAAGGCTAAATAAAACTCCACTGTGAGGCCATCGTTGCCaggagttttatttttttttaaacttttcaaagtATCAAAACATTCACTGACTGACAAATTTTCCTCACATTATCCTTTCTGTACTTCGGAAAGTTTGGGTACGGGCACGTTCTTAAGAAAGGAGTCTGCCAAGGATACACTACCTCGAGAGGAATTTGCCTGATAAAGATTTGAGTAAAAACCTTTAAGTTCATCCATAATTATTTTTGGATTCGTTGTCAAAGACTTATCCTCTCTAAAAATCTTTCGAATTGTACTTTTTTTACCCCTAGAGCTctccaaatttaaaaaatatttgttactCTTCTCCCCTTGCTCGTACCACCTAGCCCTCGAACGTATTATTGCCCCTTGTGCTAAATACTCATACTGAAGATCATACTCAGTCTTAATAATCTCAAGTTTGTTAACATTTTCTAGTGACGGGTCCTGATCGCATTTTACCTGaaggtttttcaattttttttctaagtctGCCAATTTGGCCTTTCTTTCCCTTGCTTTGAATTTGCTATAAGAAATTGTATCTTGTCGAATCTTGTACTTAATAAGATCCCAGAACAATCTAGGGTCGTCAATATCTTTAAATTCATCAACCCAAACCTCATATTTACCATTAATTAAAATTACATAGTCCTTTTCATCTAATAAACTTGCGTTAAATTGCCAAAAGGAGGGTCCGCGAATTTGTTCATCTATTCCATCAACCGACAGCAGAAGCTGAGAAAAGTTGTAATACAAAACAGGACGAACTGAAACTAAGAGTGGACTTGCTAACAGAGGGCGAAATATGCCAAGCGGGGTGTATAAAAGGCCCTATGACGCCCTCTAGGGATTTTGAAGGCCAATAGAATTAAGACAAACCGAAAACACGTGGATCACGTGGTGATGAAAGGCCATCGAGACTTTTCCGTGAGCGAGAATGGCGAAAAGATTGAACTTCAGTTGGTCAGCACTCTTACATATGTAATTCACTtactaaataaaaaattaattaattaattaaaagtaaattaaaaaaagagcaGAGGTCCCACTACAGACCCGTGAGGGACTCCTGACAAAATTGTTTcgctttttgaaatattttagcAGCAATTTACGCTGTCTGCTGACAACCCAGtaaatttgaagaaaaccaaTCATTTATTATTCTTCGC belongs to Acropora muricata isolate sample 2 chromosome 9, ASM3666990v1, whole genome shotgun sequence and includes:
- the LOC136929286 gene encoding uncharacterized protein, producing the protein MVATGNHYKCRPLFLLLVVESFSICSSVLPTYTPALQNDNSEREDLIEHYFHLGLGYSEILLFLVSLHGCFLSLRQLKRILKQRGLGRRRNRSNPRVVCDAIEQELRGSGSAIGYRLMTHRLLHVHGLSTDKETVRELLKILDPEGVELRSRHRLRRRQYKTAGPNHIWHIDGYDKLKPFGFCIHAAIDGYSRRIMWIEVGPTNNDPFVIAQYYLDCVRQIGGIPKIIRADCGTENVNVAILQRFFHNQDQSFLYGKSSSNQRIEAWWGMLKRGGMGWWISFFKDLRDCGLYLDDDVIEAECLKFCFMPVIREELHKFAMQWNLHKIRPSRNEESPSGRPDLLYHIPDLTGARDLMIPVSLDDVEMAEQLCAVRSPEHGCSEEFFELVSLIMQEKGLTMPSTADDALVLFCTLIDDIMDI
- the LOC136929285 gene encoding uncharacterized protein, with the translated sequence MENKMAESVESVLEDTTEKVCNFLRARGVEQEVVETFQREKMDVCAVLTADDELLKNMGLLKAGDRLSLKGYCQSEKKEESQSKKRRLLEAFFNKKKGKKGVPTQKCSGTSHPSQIGKAKKVKSKKVQLGWKHFKEEEEAYTLVPLVKGGGSREIELPLSTNKLDLMKTCKTLFFPDGKSIHGKEEEMAFDLANFKNEKVGVTVNVEGKELPFTIENYIAAHRVKNVRIYLRSQKICDYSSDEDDKEDSLPIMDINSVVKCSTLIGSTEERQALLCEQDEAYLNSLTSDRQKRIDLENEAAEGKRKVEIQQARGARVVPEPDSDFITVKVRHLTMGMCIRRFSSSAKMSAVYDWIGSLSSDIEHFSLCDPFGGILLPSRDISDRCTIVMVKASQTPPMSDSDTEVQFLGFGDTSACSTATETDSGPVKEANGKKGDNGVTSQLFIPADNVQLDNYYASLVATANTGNDNDVSFSDSDRDEDIVDATQNQPASVSAQDKDIAEILGDLAKEISNECISKFNISRNFLWEGTRRALSRKSFSPANKVSVKFTDDSGVSEGAVDLGGPMREFFTLCLQYLHNSLLFCGLENHKFLSFQSRCLEDDDYFIAGTIIAMSIVHGGPAPQFLSPLMFDALVNDMSKVVVSVQDVYDAELQSSLQALLNSATLEEALRLMNEGNLPTILDLAGTLQPVRQVDDIARIVASTTHWFVLGRAQPALESFQKGLASLGVLAAMRAYPDSFRQLFCHCSEVLTADKMERLFSVKSSLAGSTKAVIESLVLSRWSDYLQDIEEGEDSINLSDILFFATGCKSLPPRNISPSIEFLHEPGRFGQSRFPTANTCSATLRLPVIHESYDSFKADISFGIQNGRGFGTA